The window GTGTGATCTGCACCGATCCACGTCACAAGCAGCGTCAAGGCTGATTGAATTAGTTTTAGAGGACGAAAATGGCACGTATCGCTGGCATCAACATTCCGCCGCACAAACATGCTGAAATTGGCTTGACCGCCATTTTTGGTATTGGTCGCACCCGCGCTCGACAAATTTGCGAAGCTTCTGGCATCGCATATTCAAAAAAGATCAAGGATCTGACCGACGCAGACCTGGAAAAAATTCGCGACCAAATCGCAGCATTCACCATCGAAGGTGACCTGCGTCGCGAAACCACCATGAACATCAAGCGTTTGATGGACATCGGTTGCTACCGTGGTTTCCGCCACCGTCGCGGTTTGCCTATGCGCGGTCAGCGTACACGTACCAATGCACGTACTCGCAAGGGTCCGCGCAAAGGCGCTGCGGCTCTGAAGAAATAAGCAGGATTGAGAGACCATCATGGCAAAAGCACAATCAAACAGCGCCGCACAACGTGTCCGCAAAAAAGTCCGCAAGAACATTGCTGACGGTATTGCTCACGTTCACGCTTCGTTCAACAACACCATCATCACGATCACCGACCGTCAAGGCAATGCCTTGTCGTGGGCCTCATCGGGTGGTCAGGGTTTCAAGGGTTCGCGTAAATCGACGCCCTTTGCAGCTCAGGTCGCCTCTGAAGTGGCGGGTCGTGCTGCTCAAGAACAAGGCATCAAAAACCTTGACGTCGAGATCAAGGGCCCTGGTCCTGGTCGCGAGTCATCAGTTCGTGCCTTGGGTGCATTGGGCATCCGTATCACATCGATTGCCGATGTGACACCGGTCCCTCACAACGGTTGCCGCCCTCAAAAGCGCCGTCGTATCTAATTTCAAACCAAGCCCACCGCCAGGCCATGCTTGCATCGCCTGGCTCCCGCATTTATTGATGCGGCAGCTGAATAAAGGAAAACCAAGTGGCACGCTACCTCGGCCCCAAGGCCAAACTCTCCCGCCGTGAAGGCACCGACCTGTTCCTCAAGAGCGCCCGTCGCTCCATTGCGGACAAGTCCAAGTTCGACTCCAAGCCAGGCCAACACGGTCGTACTTCGGGCCAGCGCACATCGGACTACGGTCTGCAATTGCGTGAAAAACAAAAAGTCAAACGCATGTACGGCGTGCTCGAGAAGCAGTTCCGCCGCTACTTTGCCGAGGCAGATCGCCGCAAAGGCAACACAGGCTCTAACCTGTTGGCCTTGCTCGAGTGCCGTCTGGACAACGTGGTTTACCGCATGGGCTTTGGCTCGACACGTGCAGAAGCCCGTCAAATGGTTTCACACAAAGCCATCACCGTGAACGGTCAATCCGTGAACATCCCTTCATACTTGGTCAAGGCCGGTGATGTGGTGGCGGTTCGTGAAAAATCCAAAAAGCAAAACCGCGTGGTTGAAGCTCTGCAATTGGCTGCCCAAGTTGGTATGCCTGCATGGGTCGAAGTCAATGCCGACAAAGCCGAAGGTACTTTCAAGAAAGTGCCTGACCGCGACGAATTCGGTGCCGACATCAACGAATCTTTGATCGTCGAACTGTATTCTCGTTAATACGCTGTTTCAATCGTTCCCGACGCACAAGGCATTGTGGGTCGGGTGCTTCATCAGCCTTACCGGTGTAACGAACCGGGGGTATTGAGAGGAAGTCTGAATGCAAACCAATCTGTTGAAACCCAAAGCTATCCAGGTCGAACAATTGGCTGCCAACCGTGCCAAAGTCACGTTGGAGCCTTTTGAGCGTGGCTACGGCCACACTCTGGGTAACGCCCTGCGCCGTGTTTTGTTGTCTTCCATGGTCGGTTATTCCGCCACTGAAGTCACCATCGCGGGTGTCGTGCACGAGTACTCCTCCATTGATGGCGTTCAGCAAGATGTGGTGAACATCCTGTTGAACCTCAAAGGTGTTGTCTTCAAGTTGCACAACCGCGATGAAGTCACACTCAGCCTGCGCAAGGATGGAGAAGGTCCTGTCACCGCGGCTGACATCCAGACACCACACGATGTCGAGATCATTAATCCTGAGCACGTGATTGCCAATTTGTCGCAAGGCGGCAAATTGGACATGCAAATCAAGGTCGAAAAAGGCCGCGGTTATGTGCCAGGCAGCATGCGTCGCTATGCCGACGAGCCGACCAAAGCTTTGGGCCGTATCGTGCTTGACGCTTCGTTTTCACCCGTCAAGCGTGTGAGCTACACCGTCGAAAGCGCACGTGTCGAGCAGCGTACCGATCTGGACAAGCTGGTCATTGAGATCGAAACCAACGGTGCCATCACAGCCGAAGACGCTGTGCGTGCATCCTCTAAGATTCTTGTGGAACAGCTGGCTGTATTTGCACAACTGGAAGGCAGCGAGCTGTCGGCCTTTGATGCTCCAGCAGTGCGCGGTGGTGCGGGCAGTTTCGATCCGATTCTGTTGCGCCCAGTGGACGAACTCGAACTCACCGTTCGTTCGGCCAACTGCCTCAAAGCAGAAAACATTTACTACATCGGCGACTTGATCCAGCGTACCGAGAATGAATTGCTCAAGACCCCTAACCTGGGTCGCAAGTCACTCAACGAAATCAAGGAAGTTCTGGCTTCTCGTGGTTTGACTTTGGGCATGAAGCTCGAAGCCTGGCCACCAGCAGGTCTGGAAAAGCGATAATCTCAAGTTCCCGGAAATGATCCGGGTTGTGCACGGGCAGTACCTGATACGGCTGTCTGTTTAATAAAGAAAGGAAAGCACCATGCGTCACGGACACGGCCTTCGTAAACTCAACCGCACCAGCTCGCACCGCCTTGCGATGCTGCAAAACATGATGAACTCGCTCATCGAGCACGAAGTCATCAAAACCACAGTGCCTAAGGCCAAAGAATTGCGCCGCGTGATTGAGCCCATGATCACTTTGGCCAAAGTGGACAACTTGTCGAACCGTCGCTTGGCGTTCAACCGTTTGCGTGACCGCGACAGCGTCACCAAATTGTTCAATGTTTTGGGCCCTCGTTCGGCTTCGCGCCCTGGTGGTTACACACGCATCCTGAAAATGGGTTTCCGCGTGGGTGACAACGCACCAATGGCCTTGGTTGAATTGGTCGATCGTGCCGAAACTCCTGCTGGAACAGCTGCTGAGTAAGGTATAATTCAGAGATACCGCGGGGTGGAGCAGTCTGGTAGCTCGTTGGGCTCATAACCC is drawn from Limnohabitans sp. 63ED37-2 and contains these coding sequences:
- the rpsM gene encoding 30S ribosomal protein S13, encoding MARIAGINIPPHKHAEIGLTAIFGIGRTRARQICEASGIAYSKKIKDLTDADLEKIRDQIAAFTIEGDLRRETTMNIKRLMDIGCYRGFRHRRGLPMRGQRTRTNARTRKGPRKGAAALKK
- the rpsK gene encoding 30S ribosomal protein S11 produces the protein MAKAQSNSAAQRVRKKVRKNIADGIAHVHASFNNTIITITDRQGNALSWASSGGQGFKGSRKSTPFAAQVASEVAGRAAQEQGIKNLDVEIKGPGPGRESSVRALGALGIRITSIADVTPVPHNGCRPQKRRRI
- the rpsD gene encoding 30S ribosomal protein S4; translated protein: MARYLGPKAKLSRREGTDLFLKSARRSIADKSKFDSKPGQHGRTSGQRTSDYGLQLREKQKVKRMYGVLEKQFRRYFAEADRRKGNTGSNLLALLECRLDNVVYRMGFGSTRAEARQMVSHKAITVNGQSVNIPSYLVKAGDVVAVREKSKKQNRVVEALQLAAQVGMPAWVEVNADKAEGTFKKVPDRDEFGADINESLIVELYSR
- a CDS encoding DNA-directed RNA polymerase subunit alpha yields the protein MQTNLLKPKAIQVEQLAANRAKVTLEPFERGYGHTLGNALRRVLLSSMVGYSATEVTIAGVVHEYSSIDGVQQDVVNILLNLKGVVFKLHNRDEVTLSLRKDGEGPVTAADIQTPHDVEIINPEHVIANLSQGGKLDMQIKVEKGRGYVPGSMRRYADEPTKALGRIVLDASFSPVKRVSYTVESARVEQRTDLDKLVIEIETNGAITAEDAVRASSKILVEQLAVFAQLEGSELSAFDAPAVRGGAGSFDPILLRPVDELELTVRSANCLKAENIYYIGDLIQRTENELLKTPNLGRKSLNEIKEVLASRGLTLGMKLEAWPPAGLEKR
- the rplQ gene encoding 50S ribosomal protein L17 — encoded protein: MRHGHGLRKLNRTSSHRLAMLQNMMNSLIEHEVIKTTVPKAKELRRVIEPMITLAKVDNLSNRRLAFNRLRDRDSVTKLFNVLGPRSASRPGGYTRILKMGFRVGDNAPMALVELVDRAETPAGTAAE